The Ralstonia wenshanensis genome includes a region encoding these proteins:
- a CDS encoding DUF3348 domain-containing protein: MAHVQQRRALSAPALIRILARLADVDVSASAQPLSDRLSQWLSWTDAITLSSALSAAPPASASSTRPVGPDAETIGSRVRAALTKSIASSCAPETRPGPRAPIQNPSVPLVVDYADFRQRYVLMQQTMELEIGDLRARLRRLLAARTPDLARLAVLDASMEQALAGRERSLLGAIPSMLGPYFERLRAAGQQRQAELPAEGQATPSTSRAWLDAFRKDMQSVLLAELDVRFQPIDGLLAALRPR; encoded by the coding sequence ATGGCGCACGTCCAGCAACGCAGGGCGCTCAGCGCCCCTGCGCTGATCCGCATTCTTGCTCGCCTGGCGGACGTCGACGTTTCCGCATCCGCGCAGCCGCTTTCCGACCGGCTGAGCCAATGGCTCAGTTGGACGGATGCCATCACGCTGTCGTCGGCATTGAGCGCGGCACCGCCGGCCAGCGCCTCCAGCACGCGGCCTGTCGGTCCCGACGCCGAGACCATCGGCAGCCGTGTCCGTGCGGCGCTGACGAAATCCATCGCGTCCAGTTGCGCGCCAGAGACGCGGCCTGGGCCACGCGCGCCGATTCAGAACCCATCGGTGCCGTTGGTGGTCGACTATGCCGATTTTCGGCAGCGCTATGTGTTGATGCAGCAGACGATGGAACTGGAGATCGGCGACCTGCGTGCCCGTCTGCGTCGCCTGCTGGCTGCCAGGACGCCCGACCTCGCGCGGCTTGCGGTGCTGGATGCCAGCATGGAGCAGGCGCTCGCCGGCCGCGAACGTTCGTTGCTGGGGGCCATTCCGTCGATGCTGGGGCCGTACTTCGAGCGCTTGCGCGCGGCCGGGCAGCAGCGGCAGGCCGAGTTGCCCGCAGAGGGCCAGGCCACCCCATCCACATCCCGCGCCTGGCTGGACGCGTTCCGCAAGGATATGCAGAGCGTGCTCCTGGCCGAGCTAGATGTTCGTTTTCAACCGATCGACGGGTTGCTCGCAGCCCTTCGCCCCCGCTAA
- a CDS encoding DUF802 domain-containing protein — MSRLHLNLIVFFVGLAALGWIAGGYVVGGNLLALAVTLVIGAVYVTGALELRRYRQATSTVAQAVTGLSEAPPNLATWLDQLHPSLRNAVRLRVEGERVALPAPALTPYLVGLLVLLGMLGTLLGMVVTLKGTGAALESATDLQAIRASLAAPIKGLGFSFGTSIAGVATSAMLGLLSALCRRERLQAVQALDTKIATTLRIYSHAHQREETFKLLQRQSDVMPALVDRLQAMMASLEQQSAASSERQITAQQAFLDKTEAAYSQLASSVGQSLKDSASESARVATAALQPVVETTMAGLARESAALQETVTHAVQRQLDGLSTRFEATAETVSGIWNNALSAHQRSSEALVGQVGASLDRFAETFEQRSARLLDGVTDRLNATAGGLSTAWADALARQDQAHAELAARNQRALEAAAATFEQHAVALQDASRQSHTALQAALEARDAQRLAVWTEALGATGEKLSQAWEKAGADTANRQQDICNALAQTARDIALQQEASRQSHATLQAALEARDAQRLAAWTDALGTMAAKLSDAWEKTGADTASRQQQICDALAQTARDISAQTQAHANNTIGEISRLVQAASEAPKAAAEVVAELRQKLSDSMVRDTAMLDERARLLGTLETLLDAVNHASTEQRTAVDALVATSADLLERVGVRFTDRVEAETGKLGAVAAQVTGSAVEVASLGEAFGAAVQLFGESNDKLAAQLQRIEAALDKSLTRSDEQLAYYVAQAREVIDLSMLSQKQILEDLQRLGDQRALAGTEAA; from the coding sequence ATGTCCAGACTTCACCTGAATCTCATCGTTTTCTTTGTCGGGCTGGCGGCCTTGGGGTGGATTGCCGGCGGCTACGTCGTCGGCGGAAACCTGCTGGCGCTGGCGGTCACGCTCGTGATCGGTGCCGTCTATGTAACAGGCGCGCTCGAGCTGCGCCGCTATCGTCAGGCCACGAGCACCGTTGCGCAGGCCGTGACGGGGCTGTCCGAGGCACCGCCCAATCTGGCTACCTGGCTGGACCAACTGCACCCGAGTCTGCGCAATGCCGTGCGCCTGCGCGTGGAAGGCGAGCGCGTTGCGCTGCCTGCGCCCGCGTTGACACCGTATCTGGTGGGCTTGCTGGTGCTGCTCGGTATGCTGGGCACGCTGCTCGGTATGGTGGTGACGCTCAAAGGCACAGGTGCGGCGCTGGAGAGCGCGACGGATCTGCAGGCGATCCGCGCATCGCTGGCCGCCCCCATCAAGGGGTTGGGATTCTCGTTCGGCACCTCGATTGCCGGTGTGGCGACATCCGCCATGCTGGGGTTGCTCTCGGCGCTGTGCCGGCGCGAGCGGCTGCAGGCAGTCCAGGCGCTCGACACGAAGATCGCGACCACGCTGCGCATCTATTCGCACGCGCATCAGCGTGAAGAGACGTTCAAGCTTCTGCAGCGGCAATCCGATGTGATGCCCGCACTGGTTGACCGGTTGCAGGCGATGATGGCGTCGCTGGAGCAGCAGAGTGCGGCCAGCAGCGAGCGACAGATCACCGCCCAGCAGGCATTTCTCGACAAGACGGAAGCCGCCTACAGCCAGCTTGCATCCTCGGTGGGCCAGTCGTTGAAAGACAGCGCATCGGAGAGCGCCCGCGTTGCGACCGCCGCCCTGCAGCCTGTGGTGGAAACGACGATGGCGGGGCTCGCCCGTGAATCGGCGGCGCTGCAGGAAACGGTCACGCACGCGGTGCAGCGTCAGCTGGATGGCCTGTCGACCCGCTTTGAAGCCACGGCCGAGACGGTTTCCGGCATCTGGAACAACGCCCTGTCGGCGCATCAACGTTCCAGCGAAGCCCTGGTTGGCCAAGTCGGTGCCTCGCTCGACCGGTTTGCTGAAACATTCGAGCAACGCTCGGCGCGGTTGCTCGATGGCGTAACCGACCGCCTGAACGCCACGGCGGGCGGCTTGTCCACCGCTTGGGCAGATGCGCTTGCCCGCCAAGATCAGGCCCACGCCGAACTGGCCGCCCGGAACCAGCGCGCGCTGGAGGCCGCTGCCGCCACGTTCGAGCAACACGCCGTGGCGTTGCAAGACGCGTCGCGCCAGTCGCATACGGCGCTGCAAGCCGCACTGGAAGCACGCGACGCGCAACGTCTGGCGGTCTGGACCGAGGCGCTCGGCGCCACGGGCGAGAAGCTGAGCCAGGCGTGGGAGAAAGCGGGCGCCGATACGGCAAATCGTCAGCAAGACATCTGCAATGCGCTGGCGCAGACCGCGCGCGATATCGCTTTGCAGCAGGAGGCGTCGCGCCAATCGCATGCCACGCTGCAAGCTGCGCTGGAAGCGCGCGACGCGCAACGTCTGGCGGCCTGGACCGATGCACTCGGCACGATGGCCGCCAAGCTGAGCGACGCGTGGGAGAAGACAGGCGCCGATACCGCGAGCCGTCAGCAACAGATTTGCGACGCACTGGCGCAAACCGCGCGCGATATCTCCGCGCAAACCCAGGCGCATGCCAACAACACGATCGGCGAGATTTCTCGCCTGGTGCAGGCCGCATCGGAAGCGCCAAAGGCGGCAGCGGAAGTGGTGGCCGAGCTGCGCCAGAAGCTGTCCGACAGCATGGTGCGCGATACCGCGATGCTGGACGAGCGTGCGCGCCTGCTGGGCACGCTGGAAACATTGCTCGACGCCGTCAACCATGCGTCGACCGAGCAGCGCACGGCGGTGGATGCGCTGGTGGCAACGTCGGCAGATCTGCTGGAGCGCGTGGGTGTGCGGTTTACCGATCGGGTGGAGGCCGAGACCGGCAAGCTTGGCGCGGTGGCTGCGCAGGTAACCGGCAGCGCGGTCGAGGTGGCGAGCCTGGGCGAGGCCTTTGGTGCGGCTGTGCAGCTGTTTGGCGAATCGAACGACAAGCTTGCGGCACAGCTTCAGCGCATCGAAGCCGCGCTCGACAAGTCGCTCACCCGCAGCGACGAACAGCTTGCCTACTACGTGGCGCAGGCGCGTGAGGTGATCGACCTGAGCATGCTGTCTCAGAAGCAGATCCTGGAAGACCTGCAGCGGCTGGGTGATCAGCGCGCGCTGGCCGGGACCGAAGCGGCATGA
- a CDS encoding OmpA family protein, with protein MNDEIDGGIDATAPVWAAFGDLMSVLLGAFVLILVGVIGVQLELSSKLENEVKQREAEAQRRKTLEQALAGPLAAGRVTLVNGRIGINGNVLFAINSDQLQPEGRALMKSLAGPLAAYLTSREEILMVSGFSDDQQVRAGNRLFADNWELSAKRALTVTRALIDEGIPASSVFAAAFGSQQPVSSNADDVGRAKNRRVEIAPVPRQAASNGGRREPH; from the coding sequence ATGAACGACGAGATTGACGGTGGCATCGACGCCACAGCGCCGGTCTGGGCCGCGTTTGGCGATCTGATGTCGGTGCTGCTGGGCGCGTTCGTGCTGATCCTGGTGGGCGTGATCGGCGTGCAGCTGGAGCTGTCGTCCAAGCTGGAGAACGAGGTCAAGCAGCGCGAGGCCGAAGCGCAGCGCCGCAAGACGCTGGAGCAGGCGCTTGCCGGCCCGCTGGCGGCGGGGCGCGTGACACTCGTCAACGGGCGCATCGGCATCAATGGCAATGTGCTGTTCGCGATCAACTCCGACCAGCTGCAGCCCGAGGGCCGCGCGCTGATGAAGAGCCTGGCGGGGCCGCTGGCCGCGTATCTCACATCGCGTGAAGAGATCCTGATGGTGAGCGGCTTTTCTGACGACCAGCAGGTGCGTGCTGGCAACCGCCTGTTTGCAGATAACTGGGAGCTGTCCGCCAAGCGTGCACTGACCGTAACTCGCGCGCTGATTGACGAAGGCATTCCGGCGTCGAGCGTGTTTGCGGCAGCGTTTGGTTCGCAGCAGCCGGTGAGTTCCAATGCAGACGACGTCGGGCGCGCCAAGAACCGGCGGGTGGAGATCGCGCCTGTTCCAAGGCAGGCCGCTTCCAACGGTGGACGCCGTGAGCCGCACTGA
- a CDS encoding DUF2894 domain-containing protein translates to MDAVSRTDLPTQATLDSWRASGADRLDRVRFCFIEALHRRTADQTGEARRILDARLGELIAAYAKEVDRATVMSDATGAEAPSGSVLSELLRDIANRERTDVVSAADGGPGHDLHALPELKILEDVRDTWSRVSAEKQLRDALDKVPVNAGPLNSSSLVHRSLLLMREVSPDYLRQFLSYVDALSWLERMSGDGPFAGHDAARGGGKAARGKAR, encoded by the coding sequence GTGGACGCCGTGAGCCGCACTGATTTGCCCACGCAAGCCACGCTCGACAGTTGGCGGGCAAGCGGCGCGGACCGCCTGGACCGCGTGCGCTTTTGCTTTATCGAAGCGCTGCATCGGCGCACGGCCGATCAAACCGGCGAGGCGCGGCGCATTCTCGATGCGCGGCTGGGGGAGTTGATCGCGGCCTATGCAAAAGAGGTCGATCGCGCGACGGTGATGTCCGATGCGACCGGCGCAGAGGCACCTTCCGGCAGCGTGCTGTCCGAACTGCTGCGTGATATTGCCAACCGTGAACGCACGGATGTCGTGAGCGCTGCGGACGGCGGTCCGGGGCATGATCTGCACGCATTGCCGGAACTGAAGATTCTCGAAGACGTGCGGGACACCTGGTCCCGCGTCAGCGCCGAGAAACAGTTGCGCGATGCGTTGGACAAGGTGCCGGTGAATGCCGGTCCGCTGAATTCGAGCAGTCTTGTGCACCGATCATTGCTTTTGATGCGCGAGGTGTCCCCCGATTATCTGCGGCAGTTTTTGTCGTATGTGGACGCGCTTTCGTGGCTGGAGCGCATGAGCGGGGACGGCCCCTTCGCTGGCCACGACGCTGCCCGCGGCGGCGGCAAGGCCGCGCGGGGCAAGGCGCGCTAG
- a CDS encoding HU family DNA-binding protein: protein MATKTKTAAKTAAKKASPAKKAAPAKKPAATTPTLKPLKDTFTKASLVSHLAEQAAVDAKAVKAVLLHLENTIVASLHKKGAGEFTLPGLFKVTSVKVPATKRRFGKNPFTGVDQWFEAKPATVRVKVRALKKVKDAAING from the coding sequence ATGGCCACCAAAACCAAGACCGCTGCCAAGACCGCTGCAAAGAAGGCCTCGCCGGCTAAGAAGGCCGCTCCGGCAAAGAAGCCTGCCGCAACGACGCCGACCCTCAAGCCTTTGAAGGACACGTTCACCAAGGCGAGCCTGGTGAGCCATCTGGCTGAACAAGCTGCCGTCGACGCCAAGGCGGTGAAGGCGGTGCTGCTCCATCTGGAGAACACCATCGTGGCTTCGCTGCACAAGAAGGGCGCCGGTGAATTCACGCTGCCGGGCCTGTTCAAGGTGACGTCGGTCAAGGTGCCGGCAACCAAGCGCCGCTTCGGCAAGAACCCCTTTACTGGCGTGGACCAGTGGTTCGAAGCCAAACCGGCAACTGTGCGTGTCAAGGTCCGCGCCCTGAAGAAGGTCAAGGACGCAGCCATCAACGGCTGA
- a CDS encoding DUF2252 family protein, whose amino-acid sequence MAQRKSSRSVVSPKNRAPVLTRLRQSKMTRSTHAYVRGSTVRFYEWLSEVQPHTFPEGPIIWICGDCHVGNLGPVGDASGATHIQIRDMDQTVLGNPAHDLIRLGVSLATAARGSDLPGIVTARMVEALMAGYLHGIDPDAAVHLPPRPASVRTAMKAATARTWKELAKDRLDGTSPTIPLGRHFWPLSREERRELKQLVSQHEVLALVARLYEMPGEAPVSIVDAAYWVKGCSSLGQRRYAVLLAVDQDRGPRYRLIDIKEAGKAAAPSARAGDMPRINGERVVTGARRLSPDLGDRMAWGRMLGSSFFMRELQPQDMKLSVDKLEHKDATVLAAYLGNVVGLAHGSQMPRDVAMAWHRELEARHGRSINAPFWLWSSIVDLLGLHERQYLEHCRAWAD is encoded by the coding sequence ATGGCCCAACGAAAATCGTCGCGTAGCGTGGTGAGCCCCAAGAATCGCGCGCCCGTGCTCACCCGGCTGCGTCAATCCAAGATGACGCGCTCGACCCATGCGTACGTTCGCGGCAGTACCGTGAGGTTTTACGAGTGGTTGAGCGAGGTGCAGCCGCACACGTTCCCAGAAGGGCCCATCATCTGGATTTGCGGCGATTGCCATGTCGGAAACCTTGGCCCCGTTGGCGATGCCTCTGGCGCCACGCACATACAGATCCGGGATATGGATCAGACCGTACTGGGCAATCCCGCGCACGACTTGATTCGGCTTGGCGTGTCGCTGGCGACGGCCGCCCGCGGATCGGACCTCCCCGGCATCGTGACCGCACGCATGGTGGAAGCACTGATGGCGGGCTACCTGCACGGTATCGATCCGGATGCGGCGGTGCACCTGCCGCCGCGCCCCGCGTCCGTGCGCACGGCCATGAAGGCAGCGACAGCGCGCACGTGGAAAGAACTGGCCAAGGACCGGCTCGACGGCACGTCCCCCACCATTCCTCTCGGGCGCCATTTCTGGCCGCTCTCTCGCGAGGAACGGCGCGAACTGAAACAACTCGTGAGCCAGCACGAAGTGCTTGCCCTGGTGGCGCGCCTTTACGAGATGCCTGGGGAAGCCCCCGTCAGCATCGTCGATGCGGCGTACTGGGTCAAAGGCTGCAGCTCGCTCGGGCAGCGGCGCTATGCCGTCTTGCTGGCAGTCGACCAGGATCGCGGGCCGCGGTATCGGCTGATCGACATCAAGGAGGCGGGAAAAGCCGCAGCGCCCAGTGCCCGCGCAGGCGATATGCCCCGGATCAACGGCGAGCGCGTGGTCACGGGCGCGCGTCGTCTCTCTCCCGACCTGGGTGATCGCATGGCATGGGGACGCATGCTCGGAAGCAGCTTTTTCATGCGTGAGCTTCAACCGCAAGATATGAAGCTGTCGGTCGACAAGCTGGAGCACAAGGACGCCACGGTATTGGCTGCGTATCTGGGCAATGTCGTGGGCCTTGCACATGGCAGCCAGATGCCGCGAGATGTCGCCATGGCCTGGCACCGCGAGCTGGAGGCGCGTCACGGACGTTCCATCAATGCGCCGTTCTGGCTGTGGTCTTCAATTGTCGATCTGCTCGGGCTGCACGAGCGCCAGTATCTTGAGCACTGTCGCGCCTGGGCTGATTGA
- a CDS encoding NmrA family NAD(P)-binding protein, whose translation MYVVMGATGHVGGAVAQTLLASGEQVTILTRRPERAGRWRDKGASVAMADVEDVDSLRAAFRRGRRAFLLNPPADIAGDTDAAERRTIANILAALEDSGLEKVVAASTYGARPGQGIGDLTTLWELEEGLRRQPIPAAINRGAYYMTNWAGLLETVTQTRKLPSMFPADMPMPMVAPADLGEAAAARLLTPVEDVGVRYVEGPQRYTPQDVAQAMARTLGRGVAVEVAPRDRWETIYKGLGFSDEAARAYVRMTAVTLDEGFDMLSDVVRGHVSLADFIAAAVVQAALA comes from the coding sequence ATGTATGTGGTGATGGGTGCAACCGGACACGTGGGGGGCGCCGTTGCGCAAACGCTGCTGGCGAGCGGGGAACAGGTGACGATCCTGACCCGGAGGCCCGAGCGCGCAGGTCGCTGGCGGGACAAAGGTGCATCGGTCGCGATGGCCGACGTGGAGGACGTCGATTCGTTAAGGGCGGCATTCCGGCGCGGGCGGCGCGCATTCCTCCTCAACCCGCCTGCCGATATTGCCGGCGACACCGATGCGGCGGAGCGCCGGACGATCGCCAACATTCTCGCGGCACTGGAGGATTCAGGGCTGGAGAAGGTGGTGGCCGCGTCAACCTATGGCGCGCGCCCCGGGCAGGGCATCGGCGACCTGACGACGTTGTGGGAATTGGAGGAGGGCTTGCGTCGCCAGCCAATCCCGGCCGCAATCAATCGTGGCGCCTATTACATGACCAACTGGGCCGGCCTGCTTGAGACAGTTACGCAGACGCGCAAGCTGCCGAGCATGTTCCCCGCCGACATGCCGATGCCGATGGTGGCACCGGCCGACCTGGGCGAGGCAGCGGCGGCGCGGCTCCTGACACCAGTGGAAGATGTGGGCGTGCGCTATGTGGAGGGCCCGCAGCGCTACACACCGCAGGATGTTGCACAAGCCATGGCGCGCACGCTTGGCCGTGGTGTGGCGGTGGAAGTTGCGCCACGCGACCGTTGGGAAACGATCTACAAAGGGCTCGGCTTCTCTGATGAAGCTGCCCGCGCCTACGTACGGATGACCGCCGTGACTCTGGACGAGGGTTTCGACATGTTGAGCGACGTTGTGCGCGGCCATGTCTCATTGGCAGATTTCATCGCAGCGGCGGTAGTGCAGGCGGCGCTCGCATGA
- a CDS encoding Nramp family divalent metal transporter yields MDDTLALERDTSSASRCVVAHAREALEGRRRGWRTCIPFVGPAVVVSVAYTDPGNIATGIEAGARYGYQLLWVVLASSLVAMLFQMLSARVGIVTGQNLAQLCRTHLPAPAGLGMWLLSELAAMATDLAEFVGAAVGIALLTGMPLLHAMVVAGVLTYLLLTLQARGFRHVELMIGALVAVIGISYIIQVWILPVSWTAALRQTLVPTALPPDAFMVAAGIAGATVMPHALFLHSGLVNARVRPRSASETSQLLRYSNREVVAALAAAGCINLAMVVVSAGAFHGAHAEVAGIEDAYVTLAPLFGASAGLVFLVGLIASGLSSSVVGTLAGQMVLQGFLRAHLPVWMRRLITMVPAFIVIGAGMDVTRALVLSQVILSMVVPFPMAALIWLARRPDLMGQHAAGHGLVVLAAMGAVLVAGLNCALLAHLVA; encoded by the coding sequence ATGGACGACACTCTCGCGCTTGAACGCGACACCTCTTCTGCATCGCGATGCGTCGTCGCCCACGCACGCGAAGCGCTGGAAGGCCGGCGACGCGGTTGGCGCACGTGCATCCCGTTTGTGGGCCCGGCCGTGGTGGTTTCAGTTGCGTATACCGACCCGGGCAACATCGCCACCGGCATTGAAGCCGGTGCGCGATACGGGTATCAGTTGCTCTGGGTTGTGCTCGCGTCCAGCTTGGTGGCGATGCTCTTCCAGATGCTCTCTGCACGGGTGGGCATTGTGACGGGCCAGAATCTGGCGCAGCTCTGTCGCACGCATTTGCCGGCACCTGCCGGCCTTGGCATGTGGCTGCTCAGCGAGCTTGCGGCCATGGCGACCGACCTTGCGGAGTTCGTCGGTGCCGCTGTCGGCATCGCGCTCCTGACGGGAATGCCGTTGCTGCACGCCATGGTTGTCGCCGGTGTGCTGACCTATCTGCTGCTGACGCTGCAGGCGCGCGGGTTCCGCCATGTCGAGCTGATGATCGGCGCGCTGGTGGCCGTGATCGGTATCTCTTACATCATCCAAGTGTGGATCTTGCCTGTTTCGTGGACGGCCGCCCTTCGGCAAACCCTGGTCCCCACAGCACTTCCGCCCGATGCATTCATGGTGGCGGCGGGCATTGCTGGGGCCACGGTGATGCCGCACGCGCTCTTTCTGCACTCGGGGCTGGTCAATGCGCGTGTACGCCCACGCAGTGCATCGGAGACGTCGCAACTGCTTCGGTATTCCAACCGCGAGGTGGTGGCCGCGCTAGCCGCTGCTGGCTGCATCAATCTCGCCATGGTGGTGGTATCAGCGGGCGCGTTTCACGGCGCACATGCGGAGGTGGCCGGCATTGAGGATGCCTATGTCACGTTGGCGCCGCTGTTCGGGGCATCAGCCGGGCTGGTGTTTCTGGTTGGGCTGATCGCGTCGGGGTTGTCCAGCTCGGTGGTCGGCACACTGGCGGGGCAGATGGTACTGCAGGGTTTCCTGCGTGCGCACTTGCCGGTGTGGATGCGCCGGCTGATCACCATGGTGCCTGCGTTCATCGTCATCGGGGCAGGTATGGATGTCACGCGCGCCCTCGTGCTGAGCCAAGTCATTCTGAGCATGGTGGTGCCGTTTCCCATGGCGGCGCTGATCTGGTTGGCGCGCCGGCCCGACTTGATGGGACAGCATGCAGCCGGTCACGGTCTGGTAGTGCTGGCTGCGATGGGCGCCGTGCTGGTTGCGGGGTTGAACTGTGCGCTGCTTGCCCATCTCGTCGCCTAG
- a CDS encoding manganese catalase family protein, whose product MFMHNKRLQYTVRVSETDPGLANLLLEQFGGPQGELAAAMRYFTQAVAEEDAGRKDMLYDIATEELSHLEIIGTIVAMLNRGAKGELAEAVDEQAELYRKLNGAGNDSHVTQVLYGGGPSLTNSAGVPWTAAYIDSLGEPTADLRSNIAAEARAKIIYERLINVSDDPGVRDALGFLMTREVSHQKSFEKALYAINGNFPPGKLPPVPEFSDAYFKMSRGGPIVQAPWNSGTGLELVADPPVPVDGGDGNASVNLTDAELEALEAMKTRLASDPAVDPTTGAELGEKNA is encoded by the coding sequence ATGTTCATGCACAACAAGCGATTGCAGTACACCGTTCGGGTCAGCGAAACCGATCCAGGCTTGGCCAACTTGTTGCTGGAACAGTTCGGTGGCCCGCAAGGCGAGCTTGCTGCCGCCATGCGCTACTTCACGCAAGCCGTGGCAGAAGAAGATGCAGGCCGCAAGGACATGCTCTACGACATCGCGACGGAGGAACTGAGCCACCTGGAGATCATCGGCACCATCGTCGCCATGCTCAATCGCGGTGCGAAAGGGGAATTGGCGGAAGCGGTGGACGAGCAGGCGGAGCTGTATCGCAAGCTCAATGGCGCCGGTAACGACAGCCATGTGACGCAGGTGCTCTATGGCGGCGGCCCGTCGTTGACGAACTCGGCGGGCGTACCGTGGACGGCGGCCTACATCGATTCGCTGGGCGAGCCCACGGCCGATTTGCGCTCGAACATCGCCGCCGAAGCACGCGCCAAGATCATCTACGAACGGTTGATCAACGTGAGCGACGACCCCGGTGTGCGCGATGCGCTCGGCTTTCTCATGACGCGCGAAGTGTCGCACCAGAAGTCGTTCGAGAAGGCGCTCTACGCCATCAACGGCAACTTCCCCCCGGGCAAGCTGCCGCCGGTGCCGGAGTTTAGTGATGCGTATTTCAAGATGTCGCGCGGCGGCCCCATCGTGCAGGCACCGTGGAATAGCGGCACGGGCCTTGAGCTGGTCGCGGACCCGCCGGTCCCCGTTGACGGTGGCGACGGCAATGCATCCGTCAATTTGACTGATGCCGAGTTGGAAGCACTCGAAGCCATGAAGACGCGTCTGGCTTCGGACCCGGCTGTCGATCCCACCACCGGTGCGGAGCTTGGTGAAAAGAACGCGTGA
- a CDS encoding DUF6566 family protein, with protein sequence MASDTAREGEVRFECAGHTVTVSAEQDAQGVWVPRIAVANGERQFQIREISQTWRGWHTEGEAVRDGMEQARLLLTHERP encoded by the coding sequence ATGGCGAGCGATACGGCGCGTGAAGGCGAGGTGCGGTTCGAGTGTGCCGGCCATACGGTCACGGTCAGCGCGGAGCAGGACGCGCAGGGCGTGTGGGTGCCGCGCATTGCTGTCGCAAACGGCGAGCGGCAGTTCCAAATCCGGGAAATATCCCAGACGTGGCGTGGCTGGCATACCGAAGGCGAGGCCGTTCGCGACGGTATGGAACAGGCCCGCTTGCTGCTGACGCATGAGCGGCCTTGA
- the pdeM gene encoding ligase-associated DNA damage response endonuclease PdeM — MTSAQDLVIQCAGETVWLLPERALWWPAQRMLMVADAHFGKAATFRARGVPVPAGSTVQAIARLDAMLARLPVAHIAWLGDLLHAREAHGAIDALVAWRIRHADIACTLVRGNHDRHAGDPPADLQFNVVEEPWEIGPFALCHEPQVVSDRYVIAGHVHPGVVISGPAKDRLRLPCFRFGASGALLPAFGEFTGLWTAPVAAGEALYGVVDDRVWPLPGLS; from the coding sequence ATGACCTCTGCTCAAGACCTCGTCATCCAATGCGCGGGCGAGACCGTCTGGCTCCTGCCCGAGCGCGCGCTGTGGTGGCCCGCGCAACGCATGCTGATGGTGGCCGACGCGCATTTCGGCAAGGCGGCAACCTTCCGTGCGCGCGGTGTGCCGGTGCCCGCCGGAAGCACAGTCCAGGCTATCGCCCGCCTGGATGCCATGCTGGCGCGGTTACCCGTCGCACATATTGCATGGCTGGGCGACCTGCTCCACGCGCGCGAGGCACACGGTGCAATCGACGCGCTCGTCGCGTGGCGCATACGGCACGCCGACATAGCCTGCACGCTGGTCCGCGGCAACCACGACCGCCACGCGGGCGACCCGCCTGCGGACCTGCAATTCAACGTGGTGGAAGAGCCGTGGGAGATCGGCCCCTTCGCGCTATGCCATGAGCCGCAAGTGGTGTCCGATCGCTACGTCATTGCCGGTCACGTGCACCCGGGCGTTGTCATCAGCGGGCCGGCCAAGGATCGCCTCCGCTTGCCCTGTTTCCGGTTTGGAGCGAGCGGCGCCCTGCTCCCCGCATTCGGTGAGTTCACCGGCCTCTGGACCGCGCCTGTTGCGGCCGGGGAAGCGCTCTACGGAGTTGTGGACGACCGCGTCTGGCCGCTACCGGGTTTGAGCTAG